From a single Solanum dulcamara chromosome 4, daSolDulc1.2, whole genome shotgun sequence genomic region:
- the LOC129887221 gene encoding serine/arginine-rich SC35-like splicing factor SCL28 isoform X1: MGRYRSRSRSPSRSYSPVRRKRYDEPRDRRRDRRSPGPCGLLVRNISLRARPEDLRVPFERYGPIRDVYLPKNYHTGEPRGFGFVKFRYAEDAAEAKAHLNSTVIGGREIRIVFAEENRKTPQEMRKVLRTSGPSARGSYRRHSPPSRRYHSYSRSASPARRDSRDRDHENHDDDYYSPRRSRSKSRSISPRDESNCRSKGRSSRQSRPMSRSNSPRIQKKGRFSMSPSDKSQIAHDVDSAPRRLKSPGRNGDSSARSRSRSYRLKFSILIKPQQEMQGSSYKGTLHV, encoded by the exons ATGGGAAGGTACAGAAGCCGTAGTCGGAGCCCTAGCAGAAGTTACAGTCCCGTAAGACGTAAACGCTACGACGAACCACGTGACCGGCGCCGAGACCGTCGCTCTCCGGGACCTTGTGGCCTTCTCGTTCGTAATATCTCCCTTAGGGCCAG GCCGGAAGATCTTAGGGTCCCCTTTGAACGTTATGGTCCCATAAGAGATGTTTATCTGCCCAAGAATTACCATACTGG GGAACCACGAGGATTTGGCTTTGTGAAGTTCCGTTATGCTGAAGATGCAGCTGAAGCAAAAGCACACTTAAACAGTACAGTTATTGGTGGTCGTGAAATTAGGATTGTTTTTGCAGAGGAGAATCGAAAGACCCCTCAAGAAATGCGCAAAGTTTTACGCACAAG TGGACCTAGTGCTCGAGGTAGCTACAGGAGACACAGTCCACCAAGTCGCAGATATCACT CTTACTCGCGCTCGGCTTCCCCAGCAAGACGTGACTCAAG GGACAGGGATCACGAGAATCATGATGATGATTACTACTCTCCAAGGAGATCCAGGTCAAAGTCTCGGTCTATTTCTCCAAGGGATGAAAGCAATTGTAGGTCGAAAGGAAGATCTTCAAGGCAATCAAGACCAATGTCAAGGTCAAATTCTCCACGCATTCAGAAAAAAGGCAGATTCAGCATGAGTCCAAGTGATAAGAGTCAGATTGCTCATGATGTGGACTCTGCCCCAAGGAGGCTCAAGAGTCCTGGAAGAAATGGAGATAGCTCAGCCAGATCTCGCTCTAGGTCCTACAG GTTGAAGTTCTCAATATTAATCAAACCCCAACAAGAGATGCAAGGCTCAAGCTATAAAGGAACTTTACACGTTTAA
- the LOC129887221 gene encoding serine/arginine-rich SC35-like splicing factor SCL28 isoform X2, which yields MGRYRSRSRSPSRSYSPVRRKRYDEPRDRRRDRRSPGPCGLLVRNISLRARPEDLRVPFERYGPIRDVYLPKNYHTGEPRGFGFVKFRYAEDAAEAKAHLNSTVIGGREIRIVFAEENRKTPQEMRKVLRTSGPSARGSYRRHSPPSRRYHSYSRSASPARRDSRDRDHENHDDDYYSPRRSRSKSRSISPRDESNCRSKGRSSRQSRPMSRSNSPRIQKKGRFSMSPSDKSQIAHDVDSAPRRLKSPGRNGDSSARSRSRSYSP from the exons ATGGGAAGGTACAGAAGCCGTAGTCGGAGCCCTAGCAGAAGTTACAGTCCCGTAAGACGTAAACGCTACGACGAACCACGTGACCGGCGCCGAGACCGTCGCTCTCCGGGACCTTGTGGCCTTCTCGTTCGTAATATCTCCCTTAGGGCCAG GCCGGAAGATCTTAGGGTCCCCTTTGAACGTTATGGTCCCATAAGAGATGTTTATCTGCCCAAGAATTACCATACTGG GGAACCACGAGGATTTGGCTTTGTGAAGTTCCGTTATGCTGAAGATGCAGCTGAAGCAAAAGCACACTTAAACAGTACAGTTATTGGTGGTCGTGAAATTAGGATTGTTTTTGCAGAGGAGAATCGAAAGACCCCTCAAGAAATGCGCAAAGTTTTACGCACAAG TGGACCTAGTGCTCGAGGTAGCTACAGGAGACACAGTCCACCAAGTCGCAGATATCACT CTTACTCGCGCTCGGCTTCCCCAGCAAGACGTGACTCAAG GGACAGGGATCACGAGAATCATGATGATGATTACTACTCTCCAAGGAGATCCAGGTCAAAGTCTCGGTCTATTTCTCCAAGGGATGAAAGCAATTGTAGGTCGAAAGGAAGATCTTCAAGGCAATCAAGACCAATGTCAAGGTCAAATTCTCCACGCATTCAGAAAAAAGGCAGATTCAGCATGAGTCCAAGTGATAAGAGTCAGATTGCTCATGATGTGGACTCTGCCCCAAGGAGGCTCAAGAGTCCTGGAAGAAATGGAGATAGCTCAGCCAGATCTCGCTCTAGGTCCTACAG TCCTTGA